The DNA window GTAGTGCCGCTCCCAAACAGCCCGTTTATAGCGCTGTAGTGGTCTCTTAAACTGGCTAGGAGACAGTGGGTCATCCACTGGTTTTGGCTGCAACTCATCTCTCTGGTCGACGGGGTTCGATACAATAAACAGGGAGCTTACCTGGGCTGAAGCGCGCGTAAAGGTAAGAGGGGGCTTAAACGGCATATTCAGCGGTGATGAATTGTCTGCCGACGCAGGATTACAAACCGCTGATACAACCATCTGCTGGTAAGGTGGATTAAAGGTACGCCTTATTTAGTAACTAAACGGCAAATAAATATATTCAGCCTATATAATTGGTAGAGATGCTACGGGTACTAACTGTCTGCGTGGGGCGCAACACCGCAGGTGTCACGAAAAATTAGTTAGGCCTGGATAAGGCGGTTCAAAAAGGTATACTTTCTGATGCCCCCGGCTCACCGGGGGCAGACGCTATCGAAAGTGCCAGTTTGAATGGTCCAAAAAGTTAGGTCAGAAAGTTTTTGCTGATTATCTTTATGAACCTACCTAAATGAACCTATTCAATGCTTTTTGGCTACGCGCGGGTATCGAGTGCGGATCAGAACCTCGATGTACAAATTGACACGCTGACCAGAGCGGGATGTGACCAGATCTTTCAGGAAAAGATCAGTGGGGTCGTCATTGACCGGCCCCAGCTTGGCAAGCTACGCGCAGTGCTGCGGCCGGGTGATACAGTCGTCGTTACCCACCTCGATAGGCTGGGTCGTGATGCGATGCACATGATGCAACTAGTCAGCGACTGGGCCAAGCAGGGCATTCAGTTTCGTTCGCTGGATCTGGGTATTGACACAAAGACACTTAGCGGAAACCTAGTATTGCAAGTATTCGCGGTACTGGCTGAGTACAACCGGAATCTCATCAAGGAAAAGCAGCGAGCTGGCCAAGTACTAGCTAAAGAGCAGGGTAAGCACATGGGACGCCCGCCTGGTGTTGATGAAGAAAACTATCAAAAAGTA is part of the Spirosoma rhododendri genome and encodes:
- a CDS encoding recombinase family protein, whose product is MLFGYARVSSADQNLDVQIDTLTRAGCDQIFQEKISGVVIDRPQLGKLRAVLRPGDTVVVTHLDRLGRDAMHMMQLVSDWAKQGIQFRSLDLGIDTKTLSGNLVLQVFAVLAEYNRNLIKEKQRAGQVLAKEQGKHMGRPPGVDEENYQKVKMAYQKKLSINETVALTGVSLSSVKRYRKIIESGEV